The Erythrobacter sp. Alg231-14 genome has a segment encoding these proteins:
- a CDS encoding GAF domain-containing protein — protein sequence MFDFKSDPNLDPTERYRQLCEAADALTHDESDAVANMANVAALLWEFVPDLNWAGFYRVGTNAKGAPELVLGPFVGRPACIRIPIGVGVCGVAAKDATTQRVEDVHAFPGHIACDAASQSELVVPVIRDGAVVAVVDLDSPKTSRFSEEDAEGIEALAQLLSARI from the coding sequence GTGTTCGATTTCAAATCCGATCCGAATCTCGATCCGACGGAGCGATATCGCCAACTATGCGAGGCGGCCGACGCTCTCACACATGATGAATCCGATGCCGTCGCCAACATGGCCAATGTCGCCGCTCTGCTGTGGGAATTTGTGCCGGACCTAAATTGGGCCGGATTTTACCGTGTTGGAACCAATGCAAAGGGTGCGCCTGAATTGGTGCTCGGCCCATTTGTCGGTCGTCCTGCATGCATCCGCATACCAATCGGCGTCGGCGTGTGCGGCGTTGCGGCCAAAGATGCGACCACGCAACGCGTTGAAGATGTTCACGCATTTCCAGGTCACATTGCGTGTGATGCAGCCAGCCAATCCGAATTGGTTGTGCCGGTCATCCGCGATGGCGCGGTTGTCGCGGTTGTCGATCTCGACAGTCCAAAGACAAGCCGATTTAGCGAAGAAGACGCCGAAGGCATCGAAGCATTGGCGCAATTGTTGTCGGCGCGGATCTAA
- a CDS encoding DUF815 domain-containing protein, whose protein sequence is MTDNRIVLERIADALERLAPAAVQPTDWTSATAFVWDGQSARAVLKHDCVEIDRLRGIDKQKTAVCDNLARLKLGAAAHDMLLWGSRGMGKSALIRAAVASAQERHPGALTLVQIAPNSLDTLPLLIEDLAKQSGAFLLFVDDLGFDADHAQDNLALRSLLDGGLVSRPPNVRIAVSSNRRAIVARDADTNDLLHERDERDNALALADRFGLTLGFHPCDQSTFLEILHAYTDPLGLEVDAEEANAWAISRGSRSGRTAYQFAVELAGRAGLPL, encoded by the coding sequence GTGACGGATAATCGCATCGTGCTGGAACGGATTGCCGATGCGTTGGAGCGATTGGCGCCCGCCGCTGTCCAACCGACGGATTGGACGTCGGCGACGGCCTTTGTTTGGGACGGGCAAAGCGCGCGCGCGGTCTTGAAACACGACTGTGTTGAGATTGATCGCCTGCGTGGGATCGACAAACAGAAGACCGCAGTTTGCGACAATCTGGCACGTCTGAAGTTGGGTGCGGCGGCCCATGACATGTTGTTGTGGGGATCACGCGGCATGGGGAAATCGGCATTGATCAGGGCCGCGGTCGCATCCGCACAAGAGCGTCATCCCGGCGCCCTAACGCTGGTGCAGATTGCGCCAAATTCGTTGGATACGCTCCCGCTTTTGATCGAAGATTTGGCCAAACAGTCCGGTGCGTTTCTGTTGTTTGTGGATGATTTGGGGTTCGATGCGGATCATGCTCAAGACAACCTTGCATTGCGCAGCCTGCTTGATGGCGGATTGGTGTCGCGCCCGCCCAATGTCCGTATCGCCGTTTCGTCCAATCGCCGCGCCATCGTGGCGCGCGACGCCGATACGAACGACCTCCTGCATGAACGCGATGAGCGCGACAATGCACTGGCTTTGGCCGATCGCTTTGGTTTGACCTTAGGCTTTCACCCGTGTGATCAATCGACATTCTTAGAAATTCTGCACGCATATACCGACCCCCTCGGATTGGAGGTCGACGCAGAAGAGGCAAACGCCTGGGCTATATCGCGAGGCAGCCGTTCGGGGCGCACAGCGTATCAATTCGCCGTGGAATTGGCCGGCAGAGCGGGCCTGCCCTTGTAG
- a CDS encoding PQQ-dependent sugar dehydrogenase, with product MGIFRKLAIAVLVFIVVLGAGLFYLSRGDTAELTVDAVAGTDPVLAEPEAESFPTVQIAKPVGWESDQSPDAAEGLTVNRFAEGLDHPRVLYALPNGDVLVTLTRAPAPDGESDDGVMATVRNWVAGYLFSEAGASGASANEIVLLRDDDGDGVAEINQVIATDGLDSPSGMSWLDDTLYVANHNAVIAFDYALGDETVTGEARKLLDLPGGGGHWMRNVELHPDGDRLYVAVGSVSNIGESGMEVEQGRAMIWEYTLESGSYRQFAVGLRNPNGLDFSPWSGELWTTVNERDMLGSDLVPDYLTNVPVGSNYGWPWVYYKNNIDRRVETPMPAYLIEYTRNPEYALGPHVAALGLVFTAEGHRMGDAMASGAFVARHGSWNRKPPSGYDVVYVDFDERGNPQGAPVPVLTGFLNEDGTTKGRPTWVEWAGDGSLLVSDDTAGIIWRTLAPDSAAGSGIERLSGPPLRPQGELVDPRATFEEDYLRQGAPQ from the coding sequence ATGGGTATTTTTCGCAAACTCGCAATCGCCGTCCTCGTCTTTATCGTCGTTTTGGGCGCTGGGCTGTTTTATCTTTCGCGCGGGGACACCGCCGAATTAACGGTGGATGCCGTTGCCGGCACGGATCCGGTCTTGGCAGAACCGGAGGCGGAGAGCTTCCCCACGGTTCAGATTGCTAAGCCTGTCGGATGGGAATCCGATCAATCGCCCGACGCTGCGGAAGGGCTGACCGTCAATCGATTTGCCGAAGGGTTGGATCATCCGCGTGTTTTGTACGCGCTGCCGAATGGCGATGTGTTGGTCACTCTGACACGCGCCCCTGCGCCCGATGGCGAAAGTGATGACGGCGTGATGGCAACTGTTCGCAATTGGGTTGCTGGCTATCTCTTTTCCGAAGCCGGTGCATCCGGCGCGTCGGCCAATGAAATCGTCCTGTTGCGTGATGACGACGGCGATGGCGTTGCCGAAATCAATCAAGTGATCGCGACGGATGGGCTCGATTCCCCATCGGGTATGAGCTGGCTTGATGACACTTTGTATGTCGCCAATCACAACGCCGTGATCGCGTTCGATTATGCCTTGGGTGACGAGACGGTCACAGGCGAAGCGCGCAAATTGTTGGATTTGCCGGGTGGCGGCGGTCACTGGATGCGCAATGTCGAACTGCATCCGGATGGCGATCGGCTTTACGTCGCAGTGGGTTCCGTCAGCAATATTGGCGAATCGGGCATGGAGGTCGAACAAGGCCGGGCGATGATTTGGGAATACACCCTTGAATCGGGCAGTTACCGACAATTCGCGGTGGGCCTGCGCAACCCGAATGGATTGGATTTCAGCCCGTGGTCGGGAGAGCTTTGGACGACCGTAAATGAGCGGGATATGCTCGGCTCTGACTTGGTCCCGGATTACCTGACCAATGTTCCCGTCGGGTCAAATTACGGTTGGCCATGGGTCTATTATAAGAACAACATTGATCGCCGCGTCGAAACTCCGATGCCGGCTTATTTGATCGAATACACGCGCAATCCGGAATACGCGCTTGGCCCGCATGTTGCGGCGTTGGGATTGGTGTTCACCGCAGAAGGCCATCGGATGGGGGATGCAATGGCATCGGGCGCGTTTGTGGCGCGGCACGGATCGTGGAACCGCAAACCGCCATCGGGATACGATGTGGTCTATGTCGATTTTGATGAACGCGGCAATCCGCAAGGTGCTCCTGTTCCGGTTCTGACGGGCTTTCTCAACGAAGATGGTACGACCAAAGGGCGGCCAACATGGGTTGAGTGGGCTGGCGACGGATCCCTGTTGGTATCGGACGATACGGCGGGTATCATTTGGCGAACGCTTGCCCCCGATAGCGCGGCGGGATCAGGGATTGAGCGTCTATCCGGCCCGCCTTTGCGGCCGCAAGGCGAATTGGTCGATCCGCGCGCTACGTTTGAAGAGGATTATCTTCGGCAAGGCGCTCCGCAATAA